Proteins encoded within one genomic window of Candidatus Zixiibacteriota bacterium:
- a CDS encoding T9SS type A sorting domain-containing protein, translating to MRKIVIVVWTLLFFIPLFSASAGDIPDNISDELRAEIRAIQEKIKKEGLTWEAGYNEIMEMTLEERHQLLGYRVPDEVKSIYKDLNKLPPPLLTNTEDCFDWRVLGGVTPVQNQGSCGSCWAFGATGAFESAYLLAEGVVPDFAEQVLVSCDENSNGCEGGWDGSAYNFFSLYGAFDESCMPYQANDSIPCDIDDCDVVAYQDGYMHVANNVNAIKNTVVITPISTSFTVYDDFNSYQSGCYEHVGTEPTNHCVVIVGWDDNECNGDGAWIVKNSWGEGWGRLGGYFYIKYGSASIGSNSNMPLYNISGLPELEYTPDSIYVELGPDWQTTRTVELSNIGDGALRYYIDGYTVTDQDSFGYYWRDSDNPDGPDYNWIDITSDGDVVNFSGYDDNGNSGQLDLGFDFNYYENTYDKFTICVNGWISFNSSYIMQWENEIIPSYAQPNNMVAAFYDDLNMEYGGNIYYYTNETDTAIITWDQIPDSRQEGIFTFQVILAAPNTIICQYNTMGPGRLNECSIGIENRLATVGTQVAYNEDYVHNDLAVEFMLGDAVPPFTWVAPNPQQGTVPPFSQQDIELNFNALNLPPGTYNGMITIMTNSIENPVASIPVTLNTSFTNIEGEELATPDRFALHPVFPNPFNADAKINYCLPQAGDITLEIFNLLGQRVATLYDGYQIAGEHSLTWKADGQSSGIYMVKLASGQQSRTAKVTLLK from the coding sequence ATGCGGAAAATAGTTATTGTAGTGTGGACATTGTTATTTTTTATCCCTTTATTTTCGGCAAGCGCTGGAGATATTCCCGATAATATCTCAGATGAATTGCGGGCAGAAATAAGGGCTATACAGGAAAAAATTAAAAAGGAAGGATTAACTTGGGAGGCTGGCTATAACGAGATTATGGAAATGACCCTCGAGGAAAGGCATCAGCTTCTCGGTTATAGAGTGCCTGATGAAGTTAAGAGTATTTACAAAGACCTGAATAAATTGCCGCCGCCGCTTTTGACCAATACCGAAGACTGTTTTGATTGGCGGGTATTAGGCGGAGTAACGCCGGTACAAAATCAGGGCAGCTGCGGTTCATGCTGGGCGTTTGGAGCCACCGGGGCATTTGAATCGGCATATTTGTTAGCCGAGGGAGTTGTGCCTGATTTTGCCGAACAGGTGCTTGTCTCCTGTGATGAAAACAGCAATGGTTGTGAAGGTGGTTGGGATGGCAGCGCTTATAATTTCTTCTCTCTTTATGGTGCTTTCGATGAATCATGCATGCCTTATCAAGCTAATGACTCTATTCCGTGTGATATTGATGATTGCGACGTTGTTGCATATCAAGATGGCTATATGCATGTCGCAAACAATGTTAATGCTATTAAAAATACTGTGGTTATAACTCCGATATCAACATCATTTACTGTTTATGATGATTTCAATTCTTATCAAAGCGGCTGTTATGAACATGTCGGCACCGAACCAACCAACCATTGCGTAGTGATTGTCGGCTGGGATGATAATGAGTGTAATGGTGATGGCGCCTGGATTGTTAAGAATAGTTGGGGCGAGGGCTGGGGACGGCTTGGCGGATATTTTTATATAAAATACGGCTCTGCCTCTATCGGCAGTAATTCTAATATGCCGCTGTATAATATATCTGGTTTGCCCGAATTAGAGTACACCCCAGATTCTATCTATGTCGAGCTTGGTCCCGACTGGCAAACCACAAGAACGGTTGAGCTATCAAATATTGGCGATGGTGCTCTTCGCTACTATATAGACGGCTACACAGTTACCGATCAGGATTCATTTGGTTATTACTGGCGCGATAGCGATAATCCGGACGGCCCCGACTATAATTGGATAGACATTACCAGTGATGGAGATGTTGTTAATTTTTCCGGTTATGACGATAACGGCAATTCCGGTCAGCTTGATCTCGGTTTCGATTTCAATTATTATGAAAACACCTATGATAAGTTTACTATCTGTGTAAATGGTTGGATTTCTTTTAACAGCTCTTACATTATGCAGTGGGAGAATGAGATAATCCCTAGCTATGCGCAGCCGAACAATATGGTGGCAGCTTTTTATGATGACCTGAACATGGAATACGGCGGCAATATATATTATTATACGAACGAAACCGATACGGCAATTATCACTTGGGATCAAATTCCGGATTCCCGTCAGGAAGGCATCTTTACGTTCCAGGTCATATTAGCTGCGCCCAATACCATAATCTGCCAATACAACACGATGGGACCCGGCAGACTCAATGAATGTTCCATCGGCATTGAAAACCGTCTCGCCACAGTTGGCACTCAGGTAGCATACAATGAGGACTATGTTCATAATGATTTAGCGGTTGAGTTCATGCTTGGAGATGCCGTGCCTCCATTTACATGGGTTGCCCCAAACCCTCAGCAGGGAACTGTCCCGCCCTTTAGCCAGCAGGATATTGAGCTTAATTTCAATGCTTTAAATCTGCCGCCCGGTACGTATAACGGCATGATTACTATCATGACTAATTCTATCGAAAATCCGGTTGCCAGTATTCCGGTTACTTTGAATACGAGCTTTACTAATATCGAGGGTGAAGAATTAGCGACGCCGGATAGGTTTGCGCTTCATCCGGTTTTCCCCAATCCATTCAATGCGGATGCTAAGATAAACTATTGTCTGCCTCAGGCTGGCGATATTACTCTTGAGATATTTAACTTATTAGGGCAAAGAGTTGCAACTTTATATGATGGTTATCAAATTGCCGGTGAACATTCATTAACCTGGAAAGCTGATGGTCAATCATCCGGAATTTACATGGTCAAGCTGGCTTCCGGTCAGCAGAGCAGAACTGCCAAGGTTACATTGCTGAAGTGA
- the dsrA gene encoding dissimilatory-type sulfite reductase subunit alpha, whose amino-acid sequence MADKIPKTPLLDELEKGEWPSFVREIKMAAKDNPMCKDLLGQLEQSYEEKIGHWKHGGIVGVLGYGGGVIGRYSDLPDKYPNISHFHTLRINQPAGWYYTTEALRKICDIWEKRGSGLTNLHGSTGDLILLGTTTDQLEPVFSDLQKMDFDIGGSGSDLRTPSCCCGMSRCEWACYDTMAACHDFTMTFQDELHRPAFPYKFKFKFSGCPNDCVASIARSDMSIIGNWRDNIQVDKDAVLEYAENGMDIKSDVVDNCPAKCMEWDGKELNIENSYCRHCMHCINVMPKALRPGKDRGATILLGAKAPIIEGALLSSVMIPFIKMEPPYQEIKDLVERIWDVWGDEGKNRERVGEFIQRVGMGNFLEAVELEPIAEMVAHPRENPYIFFEEYFEDDDEEEDNE is encoded by the coding sequence ATGGCAGACAAAATTCCGAAAACCCCATTACTTGATGAGCTTGAAAAGGGCGAATGGCCAAGTTTCGTCAGAGAGATCAAGATGGCCGCTAAGGACAATCCTATGTGTAAAGACCTTCTTGGCCAACTCGAGCAGTCATATGAAGAGAAAATTGGCCATTGGAAGCATGGCGGTATTGTAGGTGTCTTGGGTTATGGCGGTGGTGTTATTGGCCGTTATTCAGATTTGCCGGACAAATACCCCAATATTTCGCATTTTCACACTTTGCGTATTAACCAACCAGCTGGATGGTATTATACAACCGAAGCTCTGCGCAAGATTTGTGATATCTGGGAAAAACGCGGCTCAGGATTAACTAATCTTCATGGTTCAACTGGCGACCTGATTTTACTGGGTACAACAACCGACCAGCTTGAACCGGTTTTTTCAGACCTGCAAAAAATGGATTTCGATATCGGCGGTTCCGGTTCTGACTTAAGAACTCCAAGCTGTTGCTGCGGCATGTCAAGGTGCGAATGGGCTTGCTATGACACAATGGCAGCCTGCCATGATTTCACCATGACTTTTCAGGATGAATTACACCGTCCTGCTTTCCCCTACAAATTCAAATTCAAATTTTCCGGATGTCCCAACGACTGCGTTGCCTCAATAGCCAGGTCGGATATGTCTATTATCGGCAACTGGCGGGATAATATTCAGGTAGACAAAGATGCCGTTTTGGAATATGCCGAAAATGGTATGGATATAAAGTCGGATGTTGTCGATAATTGTCCGGCCAAATGTATGGAATGGGACGGCAAGGAACTGAATATTGAAAACAGTTATTGCCGGCACTGCATGCATTGTATTAATGTTATGCCTAAGGCTTTAAGACCCGGCAAAGACCGCGGCGCAACTATTCTGCTTGGCGCCAAGGCTCCGATTATTGAAGGCGCTTTGCTCTCATCGGTGATGATTCCATTTATTAAAATGGAACCGCCTTACCAGGAAATTAAAGATTTGGTAGAAAGAATATGGGATGTTTGGGGTGATGAAGGCAAGAACCGCGAAAGAGTCGGCGAATTCATCCAACGCGTCGGTATGGGCAACTTCCTGGAAGCTGTTGAACTCGAACCGATAGCAGAAATGGTCGCTCACCCTCGTGAAAACCCGTATATCTTCTTTGAAGAGTATTTCGAGGATGATGATGAAGAGGAAGATAACGAGTAA
- a CDS encoding CoB--CoM heterodisulfide reductase iron-sulfur subunit A family protein gives MAEFTSVENQIKADTLVVGGGIAGMTTAIETAEIGKNVMLLEKTPTLGGRVASMNYYFPKLCPPTCGIEINLKRIRSNPFIRVLTLAEIEKVAGKPGDFEVTIMLNPRYVNDKCTACGECEKVCEIERDNDFNYGLDKTKAVYMPHLMAYPPRYVIDPEYVKDERMKKCAEACKYDAIELDMQPQTITAKVGAIVWATGWKPYDATKIDNLGFGKYDNVITNVIMERLASENGPTKGKLLRPSDNKEINNIGFVQCAGSRDENHLPYCSAICCLASMKQATYIRERYPEAEIHIFYIDVRSPGRLEDFYVQRQEDEKIHFHRGKVASITEVPGQKNLILEAEDTLTGKITKTEVEMAVLATGMVPNTADEQPPLDTPLDEFGFIAPDTDNGIIGTGVASRPVDVATTVQESTGAALKAIIIGRRR, from the coding sequence ATGGCAGAATTCACATCGGTTGAAAATCAAATCAAAGCTGATACTCTAGTGGTTGGCGGCGGTATTGCAGGTATGACTACCGCTATCGAAACCGCTGAAATTGGCAAAAATGTGATGCTTCTGGAAAAAACGCCAACGCTTGGCGGACGGGTTGCCTCAATGAACTATTATTTCCCAAAATTATGTCCGCCAACCTGCGGCATAGAAATCAATTTGAAAAGAATCAGATCAAATCCGTTTATAAGGGTTCTAACATTAGCCGAGATAGAAAAAGTTGCCGGCAAACCCGGTGATTTCGAAGTTACCATTATGTTAAACCCTCGATATGTCAACGACAAATGCACCGCCTGCGGCGAATGTGAAAAAGTCTGTGAAATTGAGCGGGACAATGATTTTAATTATGGACTAGATAAAACCAAAGCTGTTTACATGCCTCATCTTATGGCATACCCTCCCCGTTATGTGATTGATCCTGAATACGTAAAGGACGAGCGGATGAAAAAATGTGCCGAAGCCTGCAAATATGATGCTATTGAGCTTGATATGCAGCCACAAACAATCACCGCAAAAGTCGGCGCTATCGTTTGGGCTACCGGTTGGAAGCCATATGACGCTACCAAGATAGACAACCTTGGCTTCGGTAAATATGATAATGTAATTACTAATGTAATAATGGAAAGACTTGCCTCTGAAAATGGTCCCACTAAGGGCAAGCTTTTAAGGCCATCCGATAATAAAGAGATTAATAACATCGGGTTTGTCCAGTGTGCCGGTTCTCGTGATGAAAACCATCTTCCATATTGTTCGGCAATCTGCTGCTTAGCCTCAATGAAACAAGCGACCTATATCCGCGAACGCTATCCTGAGGCGGAAATTCATATATTCTATATCGATGTCAGATCGCCTGGCCGCTTGGAAGATTTCTATGTTCAGCGTCAAGAGGACGAGAAAATTCATTTCCATCGCGGTAAAGTTGCCAGTATTACTGAAGTGCCCGGTCAAAAGAATCTCATTTTGGAAGCGGAAGATACCCTTACAGGTAAAATCACTAAAACTGAAGTCGAAATGGCGGTACTGGCAACCGGTATGGTGCCCAATACTGCAGATGAACAGCCGCCATTAGATACACCCCTTGATGAATTTGGGTTTATAGCCCCCGATACGGATAATGGCATCATCGGCACCGGTGTTGCATCAAGACCTGTTGATGTCGCAACAACAGTACAGGAATCCACCGGAGCGGCTTTGAAAGCTATAATTATCGGGAGAAGGAGGTAA
- a CDS encoding hydrogenase iron-sulfur subunit, translated as MEAKIGCYICKGCDIGKSIDVDKLVEVAKGDGKAAICKTHDILCSKEGIELIKNDIQNEGINKVVAAACSVRVFPELFDFGKDIFTDRTNIREQVAWCHEPNDEDTQMLAEDCIRMGCAKVMNGEPPEPFISESVSKDIMVVGGGVTGMTAAKSAADTGYKVILVEKEDKLGGWAAKFTKVFPKHPPYKEPEDSNCSDLVKEVEAHDNITIYKSTVVEKTSGQPGEFAVTLKNGSSSTELMIGSIVQATGWRPYETEKLAYLGYGSTPDVITNVEMEEMLSGGEIKRPSDGKPIDSITFIQCAGSRDQEHLPYCSAVCCRVSLKQALYVREQYPNAKIYIIYKDLRSPAQYELFYAHVQEDKGIFFTKGEIRSVEKDGSGKISVNVEDTLLGDNIQVKSDMVVLAAGMVPTTKVDEVPKAEASETAEDEEKKEEGKTEDGKKAAEAAEVGAKILNLTYRQGTDLPTLKYGYPDSNFICFPYETRRTAIYAAGAVRAPMDLATCENDAYGAALKAIQAVESLDIGASVHPRTGDLSYPELFMQRCTQCKRCTEECPFGAYDEDDKGTPKPNPNRCRRCGICLGACPERIISFKNYSVNQISQMIKAIDIPDEFEEKPRILAFICENDAMPAVDMVGQMRLKYNAMLRIIPLRCLGSMNSVWVSDALASGFDGVILIGCKKGDDYQCHFIQGSELANTRMENVREKLKQLVLEEERVEIHELSMSDYPNIPKIFDDFLEVIERVGPNPYKDM; from the coding sequence ATGGAAGCAAAGATTGGCTGTTATATATGCAAGGGTTGTGATATCGGAAAATCTATCGATGTTGACAAATTAGTTGAAGTAGCTAAAGGCGACGGCAAAGCCGCAATATGCAAAACACATGATATCCTCTGTAGTAAGGAAGGTATTGAGTTAATAAAGAATGATATTCAAAATGAAGGCATAAATAAAGTAGTAGCTGCCGCCTGTTCTGTGCGTGTTTTTCCGGAGCTTTTCGATTTTGGCAAAGATATTTTCACCGACAGAACAAATATCCGCGAGCAAGTAGCCTGGTGCCATGAGCCAAATGATGAAGATACTCAGATGCTGGCAGAGGATTGTATACGCATGGGATGCGCCAAGGTGATGAACGGTGAACCGCCAGAGCCATTTATTTCGGAATCGGTAAGTAAGGATATTATGGTTGTTGGCGGCGGCGTTACCGGTATGACTGCCGCTAAATCTGCAGCTGATACAGGCTACAAAGTCATCTTAGTTGAAAAAGAAGATAAGCTTGGCGGCTGGGCAGCAAAGTTCACTAAAGTTTTTCCCAAACATCCTCCATATAAAGAACCAGAAGATTCCAATTGCTCTGATTTGGTTAAGGAAGTTGAAGCTCATGACAATATTACGATTTATAAATCAACGGTAGTCGAAAAAACTTCCGGCCAGCCGGGTGAATTCGCAGTAACTCTTAAAAATGGCAGCTCATCGACCGAACTTATGATTGGCTCGATTGTTCAAGCTACCGGCTGGAGACCATACGAAACTGAGAAGCTGGCCTATCTTGGCTATGGCTCTACACCAGATGTGATTACCAATGTCGAAATGGAAGAGATGCTATCCGGCGGCGAAATAAAACGACCCTCCGATGGCAAACCTATTGATAGTATTACTTTCATCCAATGCGCCGGTTCGCGCGACCAGGAACATCTTCCCTACTGCTCGGCTGTGTGCTGTCGCGTGTCATTAAAACAGGCTTTATATGTCAGAGAACAATATCCGAATGCTAAGATATATATTATCTATAAAGACCTGCGCTCGCCGGCTCAATATGAATTATTCTATGCTCATGTTCAGGAAGATAAAGGAATATTTTTCACCAAGGGAGAAATCCGGAGCGTTGAGAAAGATGGCAGCGGCAAGATTTCGGTTAATGTTGAAGATACCCTTTTAGGCGACAATATTCAGGTGAAATCCGATATGGTCGTTTTAGCCGCCGGAATGGTTCCGACTACCAAAGTAGATGAAGTTCCGAAAGCTGAAGCATCTGAAACGGCTGAAGACGAGGAGAAAAAAGAAGAGGGCAAAACAGAAGACGGCAAAAAAGCGGCTGAAGCGGCTGAAGTCGGCGCTAAGATATTGAATCTTACCTACCGTCAGGGAACCGACCTGCCCACTTTAAAATACGGCTATCCTGATTCTAATTTTATATGCTTCCCTTATGAAACCAGAAGAACGGCTATATATGCCGCGGGAGCTGTCAGGGCGCCAATGGATTTAGCAACCTGTGAGAATGACGCTTATGGCGCAGCATTAAAAGCAATTCAGGCTGTCGAGTCGTTAGATATTGGCGCATCAGTTCATCCCCGCACCGGCGACTTAAGCTATCCCGAGCTATTCATGCAAAGATGCACCCAGTGCAAACGCTGTACTGAGGAATGTCCTTTTGGCGCATACGATGAAGACGATAAAGGCACACCAAAGCCCAATCCAAATCGCTGCCGCCGCTGTGGAATATGTTTAGGCGCTTGTCCGGAAAGAATCATTTCGTTTAAAAACTACAGCGTTAACCAGATATCTCAGATGATTAAAGCCATTGATATTCCGGATGAGTTCGAGGAAAAACCCAGGATTTTGGCTTTTATATGTGAAAACGATGCAATGCCAGCTGTTGATATGGTTGGCCAAATGCGATTGAAATACAATGCTATGCTCAGGATTATCCCGCTTCGCTGTTTGGGTTCGATGAATTCAGTTTGGGTTAGCGATGCCTTAGCCAGCGGTTTTGATGGCGTTATTCTTATTGGCTGTAAGAAAGGCGATGATTATCAGTGCCACTTTATTCAGGGCAGCGAGCTTGCCAACACCAGAATGGAAAATGTTCGCGAGAAACTTAAACAGTTGGTTTTGGAAGAGGAACGGGTTGAGATTCACGAATTATCAATGTCTGATTATCCGAATATTCCGAAGATTTTCGATGATTTTCTCGAAGTGATTGAAAGAGTCGGGCCAAATCCATACAAAGATATGTAG